The following proteins come from a genomic window of Proteiniphilum propionicum:
- a CDS encoding NADH-quinone oxidoreductase subunit J family protein yields MAEQIIFYLLAAVIALFSVLAVTAKRIIRSAIYLLLVLLATAGLFLMINYHFLFTVQVSVYAGGIMIMFIMAIFLTHRPGEDMKRKAVGKINYPALLSIAGAAFCGCIIVNNVSRAYNYLKGGEIGMRDLGHAMLGIEKYQYLLPFEAISVLLLACVVGAIMIARKEKEKEKEKEK; encoded by the coding sequence ATGGCTGAACAAATTATATTTTACTTACTGGCGGCCGTGATAGCTCTGTTTTCGGTACTTGCCGTCACCGCAAAACGGATCATTCGCTCGGCAATATATCTGTTGCTCGTACTACTGGCGACCGCAGGACTCTTTCTGATGATTAACTATCATTTTCTTTTTACCGTTCAGGTGAGCGTATATGCGGGTGGTATTATGATAATGTTTATCATGGCTATCTTCCTTACTCACAGGCCGGGAGAGGATATGAAGCGCAAAGCTGTTGGAAAAATAAATTACCCGGCACTCCTTTCCATCGCAGGAGCGGCCTTTTGCGGGTGCATTATTGTAAATAATGTGTCTAGGGCGTACAATTACTTGAAGGGAGGAGAAATAGGGATGCGGGACCTTGGCCACGCGATGCTGGGAATTGAAAAGTACCAATATCTGCTTCCTTTTGAGGCAATAAGTGTTTTATTGCTTGCCTGTGTGGTGGGTGCCATTATGATTGCAAGAAAAGAGAAAGAGAAAGAGAAAGAGAAAGAGAAATAG
- the nuoL gene encoding NADH-quinone oxidoreductase subunit L — MDYTIFILILPLLSFLAIGLSGTALKPRNAGAGGTVVAGLVTLLSYYTAFDYFTTQNVNGVWQSVTPCNFTWLNVGEKLHIDLGIMLDQVSVMMLVVISTVSLMVHIYSLGYMKGERGFGRYYAFLSLFTFSMIGLVVATNIFQMYIFWELVGVSSYLLIGFYYSKPSAVAAAKKAFIVTRFADMFFLIGILVLSYYTQTFDFGVLIPGDASLFGPALGTTFMGVSAMSWAMALIFIGGAGKSAMFPLHIWLPDAMEGPTPVSALIHAATMVVAGVYLVARLFPVYVGFTPEVLHGIAYVGAFTAMFAAVIAIAQTDIKRVLAFSTISQIGFMMVALGVSTGMGLSEHEHGGVGYMASMFHLFTHAMFKALLFLGAGSVIHAVHSNEMKDMGGLRRYMPVTHITFLIACLSIAGIPPFSGFMSKDEVITAAYGFSTGMGVWMTVIAGLTAFYMFRLYYSIFWRKEYKVRDGRRPHESPRSMTIPLLFLALLTVAGGFIPFGKFVTADGTQYIIRLNVTVAAISVSVALTGIGVAAYLYRRDNAYPAHLAKGFGKLYRAASNRFYIDELYLFITKKIIFNGISRSFAWFDRHVIDGAVNGLGRATLRTSQAIRGLQSGSVQWYAWVFLLATLLITLLAIW, encoded by the coding sequence ATGGACTATACAATTTTCATTCTGATACTTCCGCTGTTGTCGTTTCTGGCAATCGGACTGTCGGGAACTGCATTAAAACCACGCAATGCCGGAGCGGGCGGCACCGTTGTAGCGGGATTGGTGACGCTGCTCTCATACTATACGGCGTTTGACTATTTCACTACCCAAAATGTAAACGGAGTATGGCAGTCAGTCACACCCTGCAATTTCACCTGGCTTAATGTGGGTGAGAAGCTGCATATCGATCTGGGCATCATGCTTGATCAGGTTTCTGTGATGATGCTGGTGGTGATATCCACCGTCTCGCTGATGGTGCATATCTACAGCTTAGGATATATGAAAGGAGAGAGAGGGTTCGGGCGTTATTACGCATTCCTCTCCCTTTTTACCTTTTCCATGATAGGGTTAGTGGTAGCAACCAATATTTTTCAGATGTATATCTTCTGGGAGCTGGTGGGTGTCTCCTCTTACCTGCTCATCGGTTTTTATTACAGTAAGCCATCAGCGGTGGCTGCAGCCAAGAAAGCATTTATCGTGACCCGTTTTGCCGATATGTTTTTTCTGATCGGCATACTGGTGCTTTCATACTATACGCAGACTTTCGATTTCGGAGTGCTGATACCGGGAGATGCTTCTCTCTTTGGTCCTGCCCTTGGAACAACCTTTATGGGCGTGTCGGCAATGAGCTGGGCTATGGCGTTGATTTTTATTGGTGGTGCCGGTAAGTCGGCAATGTTCCCTCTGCATATATGGCTGCCCGATGCCATGGAAGGACCTACCCCCGTATCGGCGCTCATTCACGCTGCCACCATGGTTGTGGCGGGAGTCTATCTGGTTGCTCGCCTGTTCCCGGTCTATGTTGGCTTCACTCCTGAGGTGCTGCATGGTATTGCATATGTGGGTGCATTTACGGCTATGTTTGCCGCTGTTATAGCGATAGCGCAAACCGATATAAAACGTGTGCTGGCTTTCTCCACCATCTCCCAGATAGGGTTTATGATGGTTGCGTTGGGAGTAAGCACAGGTATGGGGCTTAGTGAGCATGAACACGGGGGGGTGGGGTATATGGCTTCCATGTTTCACCTGTTTACACATGCAATGTTCAAGGCGCTTTTGTTCCTTGGCGCGGGTTCGGTAATACATGCCGTTCATAGTAATGAGATGAAGGATATGGGGGGCTTGCGCAGGTATATGCCAGTCACGCATATCACCTTTTTAATTGCCTGTCTGTCGATAGCAGGTATTCCGCCTTTCTCAGGGTTTATGAGCAAAGATGAAGTAATTACCGCCGCCTATGGGTTTAGCACGGGAATGGGTGTATGGATGACCGTGATAGCGGGACTGACTGCTTTTTACATGTTCCGGCTCTATTACAGTATATTCTGGCGCAAGGAGTATAAAGTACGCGATGGTCGAAGGCCTCACGAGAGTCCCCGTTCGATGACTATCCCGCTTCTGTTCCTGGCTCTGTTGACCGTCGCCGGTGGCTTTATCCCTTTCGGGAAATTTGTTACGGCCGATGGTACACAATACATAATCCGTCTGAACGTGACAGTAGCTGCTATCAGTGTCTCCGTGGCACTGACAGGAATAGGGGTGGCTGCATACCTCTACAGGAGAGATAACGCATATCCGGCACATTTGGCTAAAGGCTTTGGAAAGCTTTACAGGGCTGCATCAAACAGATTTTATATAGACGAACTATATCTGTTTATCACGAAGAAAATTATATTCAACGGCATATCGCGTTCGTTTGCATGGTTCGACCGCCATGTGATAGATGGGGCTGTAAATGGACTGGGGAGGGCCACCCTTCGCACCTCGCAGGCTATAAGAGGGTTACAGTCTGGGAGCGTGCAGTGGTACGCGTGGGTGTTTCTGCTGGCTACTCTTCTTATTACGTTGTTGGCAATATGGTAG
- the nuoK gene encoding NADH-quinone oxidoreductase subunit NuoK produces MGEIILNTSLEAVPLQAFLIVSLIMFFAGIYGFFTRKNMIMMLISIELILNSVDMNFAVFNRYLYPGEMEGLFFALFAIAVSACETAVAIAIVINVYRRFGNAEVNNIEQMKE; encoded by the coding sequence ATGGGAGAGATTATTTTGAACACGTCGTTGGAAGCGGTACCCTTGCAGGCATTCCTGATTGTAAGCCTGATAATGTTTTTTGCAGGTATCTACGGTTTTTTTACACGTAAGAATATGATAATGATGCTTATCTCGATTGAGCTGATTCTGAATTCCGTTGACATGAATTTTGCGGTTTTCAACCGCTATCTGTATCCCGGGGAGATGGAGGGGCTCTTTTTTGCACTTTTTGCTATTGCTGTGTCGGCCTGCGAAACCGCTGTCGCCATTGCCATCGTAATTAACGTGTACAGGAGATTCGGCAACGCCGAGGTGAATAACATAGAACAAATGAAAGAATAA